The window GCAGCGACGTGCTCGGCGCCATCGCGCGCGAGCGCGAGCTGCTCGCCAACCTGCGCGCGCACGCCGACCGCATCCTGGACACGAGCCCGTTCACGGCGCAGCAGCTGCGCGCCGAGCTGCGCGGCATCTTCGCGCGCGACGCGGCGGGCGCCTCCTCGCTGCAGGTGGCGCTCGTGTCGTTCGGTTACAAGTACGGCCTGCCGGCCGACGCGGACCTGGTGTGGGACGTCCGCTTCCTGCCCAACCCGTTCTACGTCGAGGACCTGCGGCCGCTGACCGGTCTGAACGCGCCGGTCGCGGACTACGTCCTGCGCCACCCGGCGACGCAGGAGTTCCTCGACCTCGTCGGCCGCTACCTGCGCTTCGCGCTCCCCTGGTACGAGCGCGAGGGCAAGAGCTATCTCACGGTCGCGCTCGGCTGCACGGGCGGGCGCCATCGCTCCGTCGTGCTGGTCGAGCGTCTGGGCCGCATGTTACAGGAACAGCGTGTCGGCCACTCGATCCGTCACCGGGACGTCGATCGCTGAGGGGCAGAGGTGGAGAGCCGTCAGCCGATACCGCGTCACCGAGACAGCGACGGCGGCCGGGAGGCGAAGGAAGCCATGGCAGTAGCCGCAAGGGGCACCCAGCGGGTGCCGGTCGGTGTGGTGGTGGTGGGACATGGGCGCATCGCCGCCGAGATGGTCGAGACGCTGCACAGCGTCGTCGGCGACGTCGACGCGGTGGAAGGCGTCGCCTGCACGCCCGACGAGGGCCCGGAGCCGATCCGCGCGCGGGTCGGCGAGGCCATCGAGCGCGTCGACCGCGGCGCCGGGGTCATCGTCCTGACCGACATGCTCGGCGACACCGCGTCGAACGTGAGCCTGCAGATCGCGGCGTCGCGGCCCGACGTCGAGGTCGTCGCGGGCGTCAACATGCCGATGCTCGTGAAGCTCACCACCTCGCGCTTCGACACCTCGGCGCACGCGCTCGCGAACTTCATCCGCCGCTACGGCCAGGACCACATCTTCTGGCCGACTGGTACCAACCCCTGATCGACGAGACCGTCCGGGCGTGCGCCGCACCTTCACCATCCAAAACAAGCTGGGCTTGCACGCCCGTGCCGCGGCGCAGCTCGTGAAGCTCGCCGAGCAGTTCACCTCCGAGGTCCGGATCGGCAAGGACGACCAGGTGGTGAACGGCAAGAGCATCATGGGTCTGATGATGCTCGCCGCGAGCGAGGGCTCGACCATCGAGGTCGAGGCGATCGGCGACGACGCCGAGCAGATGCTCGACGCGATCGGCGAGCTGATCGCGAAGAAGTTCCACGAGGAGCATTAGCGCTCGTTCACGCAGCTCGTCCGTCCGGCGAGCGAAGTTTTCCCCTGCCTCCTCTTGCCATTGAAGGCGGACGCAGGTCTGTTGGGGCCCAGATCGCACGCGTTCGGGTCCGACGACCCAAAGGGGGAGGGACATGAGGAGGGCAGCACGGGCGAGCTTGGCTCTCGTGGCGAGCGTGGTGGCGCTCGCCGTCCTGCCGCACGTCGCGCAGGCGTCGGGATTCTTCCTGCTCGAGCAGAGCGCCCGCTTGCAGGGCACGTCGTACGCGGGCACCGCGGCGCTCGCCGACGACGCGACCACCGTCTACTACAACCCGGCCGGCATGAGCCGGATCAAGAACTGGAGCTTCGCGCAGTCCGGCTACCTGGTGTCGATCCAGTCGGAGCTCGAGAACGCGACCGCGACCAACTTCGGTCAGCCGGTGACCGGTCCCAACGGCCGCAACAGCGCCGGGGCGGG is drawn from Candidatus Binatia bacterium and contains these coding sequences:
- a CDS encoding HPr family phosphocarrier protein — protein: MRRTFTIQNKLGLHARAAAQLVKLAEQFTSEVRIGKDDQVVNGKSIMGLMMLAASEGSTIEVEAIGDDAEQMLDAIGELIAKKFHEEH
- a CDS encoding PTS sugar transporter subunit IIA, encoding MAVAARGTQRVPVGVVVVGHGRIAAEMVETLHSVVGDVDAVEGVACTPDEGPEPIRARVGEAIERVDRGAGVIVLTDMLGDTASNVSLQIAASRPDVEVVAGVNMPMLVKLTTSRFDTSAHALANFIRRYGQDHIFWPTGTNP
- the rapZ gene encoding RNase adapter RapZ, which codes for MTPSLRVEVITGLSGSGKTTALQVLEDLGYYCIDNLPAELIPRFVELCEGSEEISRVAFGVDSRTREFLDRVPGALDEVRSRGHKVEMIYLEAGDDTLVRRFSETRRPHPLAEGSDVLGAIARERELLANLRAHADRILDTSPFTAQQLRAELRGIFARDAAGASSLQVALVSFGYKYGLPADADLVWDVRFLPNPFYVEDLRPLTGLNAPVADYVLRHPATQEFLDLVGRYLRFALPWYEREGKSYLTVALGCTGGRHRSVVLVERLGRMLQEQRVGHSIRHRDVDR